The Nocardioides pantholopis genome window below encodes:
- a CDS encoding phosphoribosyl-ATP diphosphatase — MKTFDELWAELSEKARTRPAGSGTVRELDAGVHAIGKKLVEEAAESWMAAEHEGAERAAEEISQLLYHAQVLMLARGITLDDVYAHL, encoded by the coding sequence GTGAAGACGTTCGACGAGCTCTGGGCCGAGCTGTCCGAGAAGGCCCGGACCCGACCCGCAGGATCCGGCACCGTGCGCGAGCTCGACGCCGGGGTCCATGCGATCGGCAAGAAGCTGGTCGAGGAGGCCGCCGAGTCCTGGATGGCCGCCGAGCACGAGGGCGCCGAGCGCGCGGCCGAGGAGATCAGCCAGCTGCTCTACCACGCCCAGGTGCTGATGCTGGCCCGCGGGATCACGCTCGACGACGTCTACGCCCACCTCTGA
- the hisG gene encoding ATP phosphoribosyltransferase, translating into MLRVAVPNKGSLSQSAQEILREAGYRQRDDSKQLALTDAENGVEFFYLRPRDIALYVGRGTLDVGITGRDLLRDSRADAEEVVALGFGRSRFRFAGPRGSFSEVADLAGTRIATSYDGVVRDFLAERGIAADVVRLDGAVETSIQLGVADAIADVVETGSTLRQAGLETFGETILDSEAVLVTRRGEVPTGFETFKRRVDGVLVARSYVMMDYDIELDRVQAAVALTPGIESPTVSPLHREGWVAVRAMVPREGSQRLMDELWERGARGILLTEINACRL; encoded by the coding sequence CTGCTCCGCGTAGCAGTCCCGAACAAGGGATCGCTGTCCCAGTCCGCCCAGGAGATCCTGCGCGAGGCCGGCTACCGCCAGCGCGACGACTCCAAGCAGCTCGCCCTGACCGACGCCGAGAACGGCGTCGAGTTCTTCTACCTGCGCCCGCGCGACATCGCGCTGTACGTCGGGAGGGGCACCCTCGACGTCGGCATCACCGGGCGCGACCTGCTGCGCGACTCGCGCGCCGACGCCGAGGAGGTCGTCGCGCTCGGCTTCGGCCGCAGCCGGTTCCGGTTCGCCGGCCCGCGCGGGTCGTTCTCCGAGGTCGCCGACCTGGCCGGCACCCGCATCGCCACGTCCTACGACGGCGTGGTGCGGGACTTCCTGGCCGAGCGGGGGATCGCCGCGGACGTCGTGCGACTCGACGGCGCGGTCGAGACCAGCATCCAGCTCGGGGTCGCCGACGCGATCGCGGACGTGGTCGAGACCGGCAGCACCCTGCGCCAGGCCGGCCTGGAGACCTTCGGGGAGACGATCCTCGACTCCGAGGCGGTCCTGGTCACCCGCCGTGGCGAGGTGCCGACCGGGTTCGAGACCTTCAAGCGCCGCGTCGACGGTGTCCTGGTGGCCCGCAGCTACGTGATGATGGACTACGACATCGAGCTCGACCGGGTGCAGGCGGCGGTCGCGCTGACGCCGGGCATCGAGAGCCCGACGGTCTCCCCGCTGCACCGCGAGGGCTGGGTCGCGGTTCGCGCGATGGTCCCGCGCGAGGGCTCCCAGCGGCTGATGGACGAGCTGTGGGAGCGCGGCGCCCGCGGCATCCTGCTGACGGAGATCAATGCCTGCCGACTCTGA
- a CDS encoding PH domain-containing protein — MPADSERPDPATAQQRLPRTWRPLGPRIAGIVFGGALLVVFGVAWVTLGAENRAKFTPFQIGTMVVLTALGYAVIYALVRSRVVAEPDRLVIVNGYRRRELDWAEVVAIRLPPGAPWATLDLSDGTTVSAMGIQGSDGARAQQAVREIRTLADRLG; from the coding sequence ATGCCTGCCGACTCTGAGCGTCCGGACCCCGCGACCGCGCAGCAGCGGCTGCCGCGCACCTGGCGACCGCTGGGGCCACGGATCGCCGGCATCGTCTTCGGCGGCGCGCTGCTCGTGGTCTTCGGGGTCGCCTGGGTGACCCTGGGTGCGGAGAACCGCGCCAAGTTCACGCCGTTCCAGATCGGCACGATGGTCGTGCTGACCGCGCTCGGCTACGCGGTGATCTACGCGCTGGTCCGCTCGCGGGTCGTCGCCGAGCCCGACCGGCTGGTGATCGTCAACGGCTACCGGCGCCGGGAGCTCGACTGGGCCGAGGTCGTCGCGATCCGGCTGCCGCCTGGCGCGCCGTGGGCGACGCTGGACCTCAGCGATGGGACGACCGTCTCGGCGATGGGGATCCAGGGCTCCGACGGGGCCCGCGCCCAGCAGGCCGTGCGCGAGATCCGGACGCTCGCCGACCGGCTGGGCTGA
- a CDS encoding aldose 1-epimerase family protein, giving the protein MLPPSGDQFEISAGGYRAVVTESGGALREFCHGGRHLVDGFAVDAMSSGGRGQLLMPWPNRIRDGRYRWSGRDLQLPLTEPGRHNASHGLARWVAWTVEEHTAHSVALTYRLMAQTGYPWTLDLRVVYDLSADGLTVTQTATNHAAEAAPYASGAHPYLAVGSGPVDRLELLVPAASRTLVDDRLLPVGREPVDGTPYDFRVPRPLRRLPLNDAFTDLERDASGVATVVLRDPSSGLGVALWVDGHHGWLQVYSADDVAGTARRSLAVEPMTAPPDAFRSGEDVVTLGPAGSADDELSTCWGIRALD; this is encoded by the coding sequence GTGCTTCCTCCCAGCGGTGACCAGTTCGAGATCTCGGCCGGCGGCTACCGGGCGGTCGTGACCGAGAGCGGCGGCGCGCTGCGGGAGTTCTGCCACGGCGGTCGGCACCTCGTCGACGGCTTCGCGGTCGACGCGATGTCCTCCGGCGGCCGCGGCCAGCTGCTGATGCCCTGGCCCAACCGGATCCGGGACGGGCGCTACCGCTGGAGCGGGCGCGACCTGCAGCTCCCGCTGACCGAGCCGGGCCGGCACAACGCCTCCCACGGCCTGGCCCGCTGGGTCGCCTGGACCGTGGAGGAGCACACGGCCCACTCCGTGGCGCTGACCTACCGGCTGATGGCGCAGACCGGCTATCCGTGGACCCTGGACCTGCGGGTGGTCTACGACCTCTCGGCCGACGGCCTGACCGTCACCCAGACCGCCACCAACCACGCCGCCGAGGCGGCGCCGTACGCCAGCGGCGCGCACCCCTACCTCGCGGTGGGTTCGGGACCCGTGGACCGGCTGGAGCTCCTCGTCCCCGCGGCGAGCCGGACCCTGGTCGACGACCGGCTGCTGCCGGTCGGCCGCGAGCCGGTGGACGGCACGCCGTACGACTTCCGGGTGCCGCGGCCGCTGCGCCGGCTCCCGCTCAACGACGCCTTCACCGACCTCGAGCGGGACGCCTCGGGCGTGGCGACCGTGGTGCTGCGCGACCCGTCCTCGGGCCTGGGCGTGGCCCTGTGGGTCGACGGGCACCACGGCTGGCTGCAGGTCTACTCCGCCGACGACGTCGCGGGCACCGCCCGGCGCTCCCTGGCCGTCGAGCCGATGACCGCGCCGCCCGACGCGTTCCGGTCCGGGGAGGACGTCGTGACGCTCGGCCCGGCCGGCTCCGCCGACGACGAGCTCTCGACCTGCTGGGGCATCCGGGCCCTGGACTGA